In Chloroflexota bacterium, a genomic segment contains:
- a CDS encoding SLC45 family MFS transporter, translating to MKLDYRKTFTLGFGFLGISLLWALYNAYVPIFLQSGNAEFTRQLLEAGKALPTVAGFGLSAGVAGFIMTLDNIAAVFIQPWIGVRSDKTRTRWGRRMPYILAGAPIAAVAFAAIPFVVKAIPESLNGQLSQMTGLFALFVLVIGVMLLAMSIFRTPVIALMPDIIPSPLRSKANGVINLMGGVGSLLAFFGGSVLYKIDPALPFVVGAVVMLGACLVVVWRIKEPKEFPDDPEEKQLGVIANLKEVLADPDRSALRILLAIFFWFLAFNALETFFTSYGVFYLGISESRAALLLGFFSVSFIIFSIPAGFIATRFGRKRTILTGIVMLAVLLFLGYWIPNVTFITLMLVLAGFAWALININSLPMVVDIAPQSRLGSYTGLYYFFSASAAIVGPIVAGALVDWVGAYNVILLSSPVFALIAGVFMLGVKRGEAITE from the coding sequence GTGAAACTGGACTACCGGAAAACGTTCACGCTGGGGTTTGGCTTTCTGGGCATCAGCCTGCTGTGGGCGCTGTACAATGCCTACGTGCCCATCTTCTTGCAGTCGGGCAACGCCGAGTTCACCCGCCAGTTGCTGGAGGCGGGCAAGGCGCTGCCGACCGTGGCGGGGTTCGGGTTGAGCGCGGGCGTCGCGGGGTTCATCATGACGCTGGACAACATCGCGGCGGTGTTCATCCAGCCGTGGATCGGGGTGCGCAGCGACAAGACGCGCACGCGGTGGGGCCGACGTATGCCGTACATCCTGGCCGGCGCACCCATTGCGGCGGTGGCCTTCGCGGCCATCCCGTTCGTCGTGAAGGCGATCCCCGAATCGCTGAACGGGCAGTTGAGCCAGATGACGGGCCTGTTCGCGCTGTTCGTCCTCGTCATCGGCGTCATGTTGCTGGCGATGAGCATCTTCCGCACGCCGGTCATCGCCCTGATGCCCGACATCATCCCGTCGCCGCTGCGCAGCAAGGCCAACGGCGTCATCAACCTCATGGGCGGCGTGGGGTCTCTGCTGGCCTTCTTCGGCGGGTCGGTGCTGTACAAGATAGACCCCGCGCTGCCTTTTGTGGTGGGCGCGGTGGTGATGCTCGGCGCGTGCCTCGTCGTCGTGTGGCGCATCAAGGAGCCGAAGGAGTTCCCCGATGACCCCGAAGAGAAGCAACTGGGCGTCATCGCGAACCTGAAGGAAGTGCTGGCCGACCCCGACCGCAGCGCCCTCCGCATCCTGCTGGCCATCTTCTTCTGGTTCCTGGCGTTCAACGCGCTGGAGACGTTTTTCACGTCCTACGGTGTGTTCTACCTGGGCATCAGCGAGAGCCGCGCGGCGCTCTTGCTGGGGTTCTTCTCGGTGTCGTTCATCATCTTCTCCATTCCGGCGGGGTTCATCGCCACGCGCTTCGGCCGCAAGCGCACGATCCTCACGGGCATTGTGATGCTGGCCGTGCTGCTGTTCCTGGGCTACTGGATTCCCAACGTAACGTTCATCACGCTGATGCTGGTGCTGGCCGGGTTCGCGTGGGCGCTCATCAACATCAACTCGCTGCCCATGGTGGTGGACATCGCGCCGCAGAGCCGCCTGGGGTCGTACACCGGGCTGTACTACTTCTTCTCGGCGTCGGCGGCCATCGTGGGGCCTATCGTGGCGGGGGCGCTGGTGGACTGGGTCGGCGCGTATAACGTGATTCTGCTGTCGTCGCCGGTGTTCGCCCTCATCGCGGGGGTGTTCATGCTGGGCGTCAAGCGCGGCGAGGCGATCACGGAGTAG